Within Spinacia oleracea cultivar Varoflay chromosome 4, BTI_SOV_V1, whole genome shotgun sequence, the genomic segment gatctctcaacatacacccgcaaggtagagattgagggttcgggggactgtaactaccgagaggagtactcgctcgtcgataactccagaggcaggatatccttactagctcaacataaataattgaagggacatgcgttaactattaaactaatctgagttgattttagcaatatgcaacatatgatactagatcgatcgcgattatctgatttaaatagcattaagggacctagcatgataatccaatttcccaaaaatattatatttgttaggcgtggtagaacaatcagatttagttagtttaacagttcataaaaagcgcgcggaaagcgattaaatcatcgaaaagggacacattacgacgcacccttgagaggtgcgtcacggttctcagaaaactaaccactttgactttgctatttctcctttttatttaacgaatctcacattatgggacaggatacgttctgttcgatttatggatcgattgcgacagaacgcgtgaacaatttcgcagcgtgaggcttaggctaagggttggagtcaatactcagaatatgaattgtgtgttgtgtgttcttttcacgtcgaatttggggctgtatttatagggaagagtttgtggaaagatagaattgcagagccctaatccacaaagaattagggaaaaacacgtacccaggtattttcagcgcccaggcctgcgccgaagatttcggcgcccagagccaggcgttgaaaatagggtctgcgctgttttcttagtcagattcggattcctgaaatccgtagtgtttgagacttaatcgagtcttttagtgcgtatcaatttcatgacggaatgcgtctgggcccgttacgaactctaggctcgttaggattttaattaatacgtaactcttatttccgaatcatattaggaataggattctcgcagttttctatctcatttaggatttatgttggagtgcaacacctaattctgacaggtttctatcttttatgacttgccacttttagaagctacccttttacggcagttactatttttagcaggtttccataaatagcaggtttctataaatagcaggtttcggttgaaatgaaaaggggaattgagattcgttatttttataggagatgcgttgtcaagtggagatttatgttttcatcatcgaaccttccctttcgggaatggggacaaaacgagaaaacccccttgtttttatgggacgtaaaacgaaggaaaattcaacacatcattctttttggaaaaaacggaaaaccaatcttttaaattttagaaaagagggaaactactcacatcgttcttttttggaaaaaacggaagaccaataactactcacatcgctcttttttggaaaaaacgaaaaaccaaaagctactcacatcgtttttgggaaaaacggaaaaccaaaggctactcacatcgtttttgggaaaaacggaaaaccaaaaaagttatcgctggagcgactaaggacctgcgcggttagtgacgcagaccccgccaactaaagatggcgagcctgtccgctaagggtggacaccccgtccgatagaagtggacaattctgttttgaaatttgtttgtgtttatttttttgaaaataaggacctacgtggtttgcgccgtagaccccgccggctgaagatggcgagcctgttttttaaagattatatttttcgaaaactgaggacctgcgcggctagtgacgcagaccccgcccgctgagggtgggcgggcccattttgaatttcttattttgcctatgtagaagggcttttgtgattacaacctgttggtgggtcgcaatatttcctgatcaggtgtgtcctataagtgggtccacactgtgtatatttttaacgatattgcaaaataccgttcttgggaaagaaatatcaagataacagatagtttacacaaaataggggattATGCGTGCCCGACAgtgaatattcgctgtctgggaagcattttcagcgcccagctctgggcgcgagaatttctaacgcccagagctgggcgttgaaaatgcgaaggggagacgggtctttaaattcgcggaccgtctccttcctttcccattttcaccattttcgctcaagctcttcacctctttcaactgatttcttgcgcgtttcttcacttttctttacgaattctactccaaatcacttcctaatcttcccaatgtaagtaattttcagtaattttgagcttttttgtcattttcagtatttttgtcaagtatttttatgcatgaaattgatttgggggtttttgattttgtgcccctttccttcaattagatagttggaaatgttcctcataacatgttaattagtttgtgcatgttaatttttgcaagtatgttgattcttgttgaatttaggcattttcatgctagcccccaagtatacctacgactctagtgtttccttacaatgtaggtgtttttggtatattgcttgcgttcctcataattcatgaatgacaaattatggaagaattttcattttgttggagttaattaaaaaaaattcacttagggaattttttgcttgatatgaacttagtatcatgttttagggaacaaaaaattgtatgactccatgagtggaatgcactcctttagtgattggtgtgagtgccagttttgttaaaggtataatgccttattgtattattgatcagcatgcctgacgagtcgtcacctccttctggtggccacgaggagcgtggcatgacgcgtcagtctactggcgcgggtcccctatgggtgggtcctgagctctacgacggtcgtgatctgcactacgacctagagcaccacgtgaattcccgccttcacgcgaggagagagactacggttcgcggctacggcgcaacgacgagtgagaccgtttttagtttcctgagctcggacgcccaggctttggtgagggcgagctcactgtttccggtggccgagaccttctgggagatactgcggcttaacatctccctgtcctttctgcggtcgttcatgaggtggtggtgggataccaccaacatcTTCCATTTCccttggggtgagatgacgatcactcccgaGGACCACACGGccttgacgggcttgacctttacagggaatcctgttcgtctgaggtcggatggcccactgccgactgttgctgagggcaccaggctcctgggctcgtggatgggcaagagattgccttcgtaccagccccgtgggatacctttcgctgacctgatgtgggccttggagcatggggtagaggagtcgtcttcgagacaggctcggctgttctacctccattttattacttccacttttctatcgggtccgactgacacctttgaaccgaggtggataggcatggtggaggacgtgtctacactgggtgactattgctggggcgatttgggctatgcgacgctcgtcggccagatgagtttggcggtgcgcgactcggacccgagtagacgtcactttgtcattacattagcgggagtgtcgcgtttgatcgaggtatctgcctagactttcttttgttttctcgcttttaccgggcctctttttttgatgttttattgtcttttccttttgtagctgtgggcctttgagcacttaccttggctggctccccgaaaggggcagaggcctttggagtaccctgccggtcgccgttggggttggaagaagaagctgacagtgcgtccaccgcccgataccgtgtgggatctcattcgggacgggaaccttgagcatgtgcagaatcttatcctctatctcgtatttcgtcattctttttattttctatgtgcgagatctgaccgtgtttgtataaaaacaggtggtttggacccatggctctcttttaggggtacttatgcttcggtcagggatagttatgccctgagccagatgcgggtcttgttcgttggccgccgggaccctgtccggtacttgggagagcgggtacgtatgcagacggtcggggctttttAGGTGCCtaagcctccgcctgcgaccatgatgtctactcgctcgataggcgagtcgtggagggtccactcgaggactggcgtgccggcgacggagttggtgatagagggagctagctatcatcagtttatccaggattctcttcgtctcccggagcctggcgctgtaagttgccctctcctttcgtattgattttagtgttttcatgctcgtgctcatgtgtttatgtttactgtgttttgtgcaggagtgtcctgacccttcgttggggggatgggtgcttcccgatgctcggatctcgtataccggagagagtggatccgagattgtggagactttcccggaagaccgggttttccatgctccgctccctgagggagtacaggcggtatgcaccttttatttgtgcactcttcttatatcattctttttttcttttgttactaacattcctgtttcaggttccggcccgtacggccaacgcgatggtgggggtgatcaaccggttgaagtccgcgttggttcgggcccgatctgcactttcttgcaggagcccccattctactcgggtaatgtgccctcttttttttttcttttgatctgtaccttttgtttggctttctgtTACTCATTCTCCTTTTGTCTTTTCTTGTAGACGGGTGCTggacgagccggggccgacgacgcgggcccctcgggcgggggacacggtcgtgagagagagagagggcacaaCACTttcccctacggcatcgccgttccgacgcgggggtgagttcttccggggagaggtccgagccggagcgtaggcgacgttccgtgtcggtggcccgagagcctagcctcgagttgcagtcacagcctcatttttggggtgattctggctgggggccctcataccacggggagtggagtggatggaccggcgaggcttggagatatggagccgatgacgagtcttaggcttacctcctgttttgtatatattcattcttgtattccgcatgtatatatatttttttgcgatttttggtgcaagaatgttttgagccttccgtgggctttgctttaacatattatagtaatattagctttctaaaccaacgactaattttaaaagagaaagaattccgtaaaaataatgagttcatacaagagtgcacacatatttttagactaaccgactacttgggatattacatatgcatgttcactatttttcttttttttttgccaactcgtgccatactcctttgttgggcttgttcctgaaaattcttggggctttgtttttcattctatttggtcttgcccgtgcgtgggttagggtatagtgccctttgcaatatcctTTCTTcctgatgcgttgcatgactttattatattttttaatttttattggaccgaatccttgataaggattgcctacgtatcttgtcagaatcaggtcgcgcgtagttctaggtttctataattttttttgaaagggtgttcattacacgtctgctccccccccccccaagtgttcgtggttcttttgatggttccaaaaaggagtacgaacacttgcagaagcgggaggataAGTGGCAAGAGAGCATGACGCCCATACAAGGGcgtaggaaatatcggcgcccaggcctgggcgtgaaaaataacagcgcccagtcctgggcgttaaaACATCGTCCTTCGCCTTTTTCTActtttatcgagttttatgccgtttgcttagagtaatgtgcagaatgcttgcttatgagtcttaatgtgttttattagatgccttaactccggactgaattttattaaatatagtactttttcaattggtctaagttcgtgaggttagcgaattccgctccatctatgtcagctagttggactgctccgccaggtaggatggtctttacaaagtatggtcctgtccagttaggccggaatttacctcgagggtccgtagtaggtgcgcggacttcttttattacaaaatcgccttctttgatatttcgaggtttgactcttttgttgaattgccttgcgatgcgcttttgatacacttgcacatgatgtaaagctctcaacctccgttcgtctaaaaggacgagctcgtcgtgcctagcttgaacccaatcagcctcgggtagcttgctttctaggacgatccggagggagggaatttccaactcgatcggttgaactgcttccattccgtgtaccaaggagtagggtgttactccaatggaggtgcggattgaggttcgatagccccataatgcgaagtgtaatttgttgggccaatccttataattttcggccattttttcgattatgactttaatatttttgttggccgcctctaccgcgccgttcatttgcggcctgtagggagaggatttatggtgtttgacatgatattttttgagcaggtcttggacttcggccctaaagtgggaaccttggtcacttatgatctcatgtggaaccccgtatcgacagaatatgttcttttctaggaatcgagcgacatgtttggccgttaattttgcataggagactgcctctacccatttagtgaagtaatcaattgcgactaaaacgtactcgtgtccccctacgcctgttggtgttaccttgccgattatatctataccccaggtggaaaagggccttggagaagtgaaggtgtatagttctgagggaggcaaatggttaaggttactgaagatttggcattttgggcaagtttttacaaagtgatggcaatcggtttccatagtggtccaatagtaccctgagcgggatatttttcgggatagcatttttccgttcatatggggtccgcacacgccgttatggtattcttccattagtctttgggcttggttttggtggacacaaagtaacttgattttattcggcgtgtacttgtacagttctcccagaattatgctatattgtgaagcaaggaggcgtagggccttttgtgctcgcggggaggtgtttggggggaattccccacttgttttgtaacgaaggatgtccgtataccatggttcttcttcggtgttttcaggttcggagtctatggcacagcaataagccggaTCTTTCCTTCGCTTgacccgaagggtcatcccgtcccattcattcgggatgttgagcattgaagctagcttcgctagtgcatccgcgaattggttgtcgtctcttggtaagtacgtatactcgattttttcaaattgctcgactatttggtctaagtgagcttgatatttcgagagactagtgcttcggaccttccatcttttggatatatggttgattattagggaagaatccccgaagacttgtagatgt encodes:
- the LOC130472233 gene encoding uncharacterized protein, coding for MATKIGRTGVPATELVIEGASYHQFIQDSLRLPEPGAECPDPSLGGWVLPDARISYTGESGSEIVETFPEDRVFHAPLPEGVQAVPARTANAMVGVINRLKSALVRARSALSCRRYSALCNILSS